The proteins below come from a single Rosa rugosa chromosome 2, drRosRugo1.1, whole genome shotgun sequence genomic window:
- the LOC133728216 gene encoding uncharacterized protein LOC133728216 — protein sequence MDHIQTDADEVPMTLQNTETQDSCSDCDTVRSESNSSSSEEIEIDQDSQSDCESESPVSDPFGAFTENEMTVRAESLERETITKSFVSGMGPAGGETRVLAVHKNSSSGLTRRARFDSFRVFTEAVARKCGGNPNIKYGWYGGSKDEIAEILVHGFSAKNEKAGGRIQLVPVKFALDAAVGSGVDEDGMRHVLMCRVILGKSELMPNGSDQIRPRSSEFDSGVDSLVTPRKYIVWSNLMNSHICPAYVVSFKAPGCLEKYAAPPQKIISFLDLLPVLARFLPPPKMAVLYQLRDDYRDKKISLAELHRKLKREVDGKVLASAMKLVTPRQQGNAGAFPAPGTVNLPHLMKVLPLLLPASEMAVVAKLRDDYLAKKISLAEVSRQVRLIVDKKVMASAMKLMKPAQRSSGLHRGALVMTALARFLPPSQMKILGRLIMDFRAKKISGDELDRKFKLIVDDKVLASAIKLVTPSTQQRSNTASDIRDFLKVPNSSIYFPALMPVFERSLPPQKMALLTKSLNDLKAKKITRPQLIQRVKLIVGNELLVSAVKSYRSRQQHV from the coding sequence ATGGACCACATCCAGACCGACGCCGATGAGGTCCCGATGACTCTCCAGAACACCGAAACTCAAGATTCCTGTTCCGATTGCGATACCGTCCGCTCCGAATCGAATTCCTCTTCTTCTGAAGAAATCGAAATCGATCAGGATTCCCAGTCCGATTGCGAATCGGAGTCGCCGGTTTCCGATCCGTTTGGGGCTTTCACTGAAAACGAAATGACGGTTAGAGCGGAGAGCCTGGAGCGTGAGACTATTACGAAGAGCTTCGTCTCCGGTATGGGACCCGCCGGCGGAGAAACCAGAGTGTTGGCTGTGCATAAGAATTCGAGTTCTGGTCTGACACGGCGGGCGAGGTTCGACTCGTTTCGGGTTTTCACGGAGGCGGTGGCTCGGAAATGCGGCGGGAATCCGAATATTAAGTATGGTTGGTACGGCGGATCGAAGGATGAGATCGCTGAGATTTTGGTTCATGGATTTAGTGCTAAGAATGAAAAGGCTGGTGGTAGAATACAATTGGTTCCGGTGAAATTCGCTCTGGATGCTGCGGTGGGTTCTGGTGTTGATGAAGATGGGATGAGGCATGTGCTGATGTGCCGGGTTATACTGGGGAAGAGTGAGTTGATGCCTAATGGTTCGGATCAAATTCGGCCCCGTTCGAGTGAGTTTGATTCTGGTGTGGATAGTCTGGTGACCCCTAGGAAGTATATTGTGTGGAGTAATTTGATGAACTCGCATATCTGTCCTGCTTATGTTGTGAGCTTCAAGGCTCCTGGTTGCTTAGAGAAGTATGCAGCTCCTCCTCAGAAGATTATTAGCTTCCTTGATCTGTTGCCTGTGCTCGCTAGGTTCTTGCCTCCTCCGAAAATGGCTGTGCTGTACCAATTGCGTGATGATTACAGGGACAAGAAGATTAGTTTAGCTGAGCTGCATCGGAAGTTGAAGCGAGAAGTTGATGGGAAGGTTCTGGCTTCTGCGATGAAATTGGTGACACCTAGACAGCAGGGGAATGCTGGTGCTTTTCCTGCTCCTGGAACTGTTAATTTGCCACATTTGATGAAAGTGCTACCGTTGTTGTTACCTGCTTCGGAAATGGCTGTAGTTGCCAAATTGCGCGACGATTACTTGGCAAAGAAGATTAGCCTGGCTGAGGTGAGTCGACAAGTGAGACTCATAGTTGATAAAAAGGTTATGGCTTCCGCCATGAAATTGATGAAACCTGCTCAGAGAAGTTCTGGTTTACACCGCGGAGCTCTTGTGATGACCGCGCTGGCAAGGTTCTTGCCTCCTTCACAGATGAAAATACTTGGCAGATTGATCATGGATTTCAGGGCAAAGAAGATTAGTGGAGATGAGTTGGATCGAAAATTTAAGCTCATAGTTGATGACAAGGTGTTGGCTTCAGCTATCAAATTGGTGACACCAAGTACTCAGCAGAGGAGTAACACTGCTAGTGATATTAGAGATTTTTTGAAGGTGCCAAATTCTTCAATATATTTCCCTGCTCTGATGCCCGTGTTCGAAAGGTCCCTACCTCCTCAAAAGATGGCCTTGCTTACCAAAAGCCTCAATGATTTGAAGGCCAAGAAGATAACCAGACCTCAGCTGATTCAAAGAGTGAAACTCATAGTTGGTAATGAGTTGTTGGTTTCAGCAGTCAAATCTTACAGAAGCAGGCAGCAACATGTGTGA
- the LOC133728213 gene encoding uncharacterized protein LOC133728213 isoform X1, giving the protein MDPYYEQRLRDEVIYLHSLWHQGPPAKNRRNPNPFPNSTIRATPNGGNPQLPYPIAAQEGPTTKRKARTEIEFPSSNKKPSQPDPRWECPGPASNDDSTSEWPSSGWTVTSAKLNLAPASAEEQLRHHALRLHNRALEACGGFSKGNAGSGSGSESEEEEEDCKVGDEENEEYKLLLNLFVEESGLRSYYEGNWDSGEFYCLVCGGLGKTKKIKGCTGLVQHAVSISKTKKKRAHRAFAQVVCRVLGWDFGRLPIVVLKGERLSFYLAKPGDEQGESEVNVGASEAVSGAVKDNVGDERDGNAESGEKEASNGDLMICQKSLKDDDANQYKETLNKGISEIKEEAMDTRSEPELNVDRLDSALKDNVAAETDASAESSEKEAFDDHQCNGKEPIICQSSLKDDGTDKSRESLDEGKTVLIKEAIGEEAKDALGEPEVRAGSCEGVFCVVKDNVAAENDANAELGVKEVFDDHQINSENKMICQVVSFQNLLLKDDGTTENTEALNKGISEVEANKEDGVDTGVEVPENADDYKHDLVVSKETLDTISGYTGEIGSKVEPEVALGDGTPMACELQAEPEKNVDGPNDDLNVFLENLEPL; this is encoded by the exons ATGGATCCCTATTATGAACAAAGACTCAGAGACGAAGTCATTTACCTCCACTCTCTCTGGCACCAAGGTCCCCCGGCAAAAAATCGCCGAAACCCCAATCCCTTTCCCAATTCCACAATCCGAGCCACCCCAAATGGCGGAAACCCCCAATTGCCGTACCCGATCGCCGCCCAAGAAGGCCCCACCACCAAGAGGAAGGCAAGAACCGAAATTGAATTTCCCAGCAGCAACAAGAAGCCCTCGCAACCCGACCCGCGTTGGGAATGCCCGGGTCCGGCCTCGAACGATGACTCAACCTCTGAGTGGCCCTCATCTGGGTGGACAGTGACTTCAGCCAAGCTCAATTTGGCTCCGGCGTCGGCGGAAGAGCAGTTGAGGCACCACGCGCTTCGGCTACACAACCGGGCCTTGGAGGCCTGCGGCGGATTCTCTAAGGGCAATGCCGGGTCGGGTAGTGGGTCCGAGagtgaggaggaagaagaggattGCAAGGTTGGAGATGAGGAGAATGAGGAGTACAAGTTGTTGTTGAATTTGTTTGTGGAGGAGAGTGGGTTGAGGAGTTATTACGAGGGGAATTGGGATAGTGGTGAGTTCTATTGCTTGGTGTGTGGTGGGTTGGGGAAGACGAAGAAGATCAAGGGTTGTACCGGGCTTGTTCAGCACGCGGTTTCGATAAgcaagacgaagaagaagagagctCATAGGGCTTTTGCTCAGGTTGTGTGTAGGGTTTTAGGGTGGGATTTTGGCCGGCTGCCCATTGTTGTGCTCAAAGGCGAAAGGCTCAGTTTTTATTTGGCGAAACCGGGCGATGAACAG GGTGAGAGTGAGGTAAATGTTGGTGCTAGTGAGGCTGTTTCGGGTGCTGTTAAAGACAATGTGGGAGATGAAAGGGATGGTAATGCCGAGTCAGGTGAAAAGGAAGCATCTAATGGAGACCTAATGATTTGTCAG AAATCTTTGAAAGATGATGATGCAAATCAATACAAAGAAACCCTTAATAAGGGGATATCAGAAATCAAAGAAGAGGCAATGGATACGCGG AGTGAGCCTGAGTTAAATGTTGACCGGTTGGATAGTGCACTGAAAGACAATGTGGCAGCTGAAACTGATGCTTCTGCTGAATCTAGTGAAAAGGAGGCATTTGATGATCATCAGTGCAATGGTAAAGAACCAATCATCTGTCAG AGCTCTTTGAAAGATGATGGTACAGATAAAAGCAGAGAAAGCCTTGATGAGGGAAAGACAGTATTAATAAAGGAAGCAATTGGAGAAGAAGCAAAGGATGCATTG GGTGAGCCTGAGGTACGTGCTGGTTCTTGTGAGGGTGTTTTTTGTGTTGTTAAAGACAATGTGGCAGCCGAAAATGATGCCAATGCTGAATTGGGTGTAAAAGAGGTATTCGATGATCATCAGATTAACAGTGAAAATAAAATGATTTGTCAG GTTGTATCGTTTCAGAACTTGTTGTTGAAAGATGATGGTACAACAGAAAACACAGAAGCCCTCAACAAGGGAATATCAGAAGTCGAAGCAAACAAAGAAGATGGAGTGGATACAGGG GTTGAAGTTCCGGAAAATGCTGATGATTACAAGCATGATTTAGTTGTTTCCAAAGAAACATTGGATACCATCAGTGGATATACTGGTGAAATAGGCTCAAAGGTGGAACCTGAGGTAGCCTTAGGTGATGGAACACCAATGGCATGTGAGTTGCAG GCTGAACCTGAGAAAAATGTGGATGGTCCCAATGATGATTTAAATGTCTTTTTGGAGAATTTAGAACCCCTGTAA
- the LOC133732176 gene encoding polynucleotide 3'-phosphatase ZDP-like isoform X1, whose protein sequence is MSSSSSSTQVAANVEAEYAKSGKSSCKKCSEPIEKKALRLGTKDPRGYTKWHHLCCFSFGSDPVASVDKIKGFQSLKSSDQEALKDEFEKSKEEDSNGKKSSQNLKVREVDHEAEDKNVGERKLKKSKDSSSTHVEAEYAKSSKSSCKKCSKPIEKKALRLGTKDARGYTKWHHLGCFSFGSDPVASVDKIKGFQSLESSDQEALKNLVDEFEKSKEDSNGKKSSQKRKVREVDEDEDEDEDEEEDEDEDEDEDEVGERELKKAKVLDACDDYGDFWRFEGLARSVAMEGYYRCLLHDGMEALSFTTVWSLVVAWQLILGLHYVTVFFFVWAYVVCCL, encoded by the exons atgtcttcttcttcttcttcgactcAAGTGGCCGCCAATGTCGAAGCCGAGTACGCCAAGTCCGGCAAGTCCTCGTGCAAGAAGTGCTCGGAACCAATCGAGAAGAAAGCTCTGAGGCTGGGCACCAAAGACCCGCGTGGTTATACCAAGTGGCACCACTTGTGTTGCTTCAGTTTTGGGTCCGACCCGGTTGCTTCGGTTGACAAGATTAAAGGGTTTCAGTCTCTCAAG AGTAGTGATCAGGAAGCTTTGAAGGATGAATTTGAGAAATCTAAAGAGGAG GATTCAAATGGAAAGAAAAGTTCTCAAAATCTAAAG GTTCGTGAAGTAGATCATGAAGCTGAAGATAAAAATGTAGGGGAAAGGAAGTTGAAGAAATCAAAG GATTCTTCTTCGACCCATGTCGAAGCCGAGTACGCCAAGTCCAGCAAGTCCTCGTGCAAGAAGTGCTCGAAACCGATCGAGAAGAAAGCTCTGAGGCTGGGCACCAAAGACGCGCGTGGTTATACCAAGTGGCACCACTTGGGATGCTTCAGTTTTGGGTCCGACCCGGTTGCTTCAGTTGACAAGATCAAAGGATTTCAGTCTCTGGAG AGTAGTGATCAAGAAGCTTTGAAGAATTTGGTGGATGAATTTGAGAAATCTAAAgag GATTCAAATGGTAAGAAAAGTTCTCAAAAACGAAAG GTTCGTGAagtagatgaagatgaagatgaagatgaagatgaagaggaagatgaagatgaagatgaagatgaagatgaagtagGGGAAAGGGAGTTAAAGAAAGCGAAG GTTCTTGATGCATGTGATGATTACGGTGATTTCTGGAGGTTTGAAGGTCTTGCTCGATCCGTTGCAATGGAAGGCTATTACCGATGTTTGCTTCACGATGGAATGGAGGCTCTGTCTTTCACGACGGTGTGGTCGCTGGTCGTGGCGTGGCAGCTCATTCTTGGGCTACACTatgttactgtttttttttttgtttgggccTATGTTGTGTGTTGTTTGTAA
- the LOC133728213 gene encoding uncharacterized protein LOC133728213 isoform X3: MDPYYEQRLRDEVIYLHSLWHQGPPAKNRRNPNPFPNSTIRATPNGGNPQLPYPIAAQEGPTTKRKARTEIEFPSSNKKPSQPDPRWECPGPASNDDSTSEWPSSGWTVTSAKLNLAPASAEEQLRHHALRLHNRALEACGGFSKGNAGSGSGSESEEEEEDCKVGDEENEEYKLLLNLFVEESGLRSYYEGNWDSGEFYCLVCGGLGKTKKIKGCTGLVQHAVSISKTKKKRAHRAFAQVVCRVLGWDFGRLPIVVLKGERLSFYLAKPGDEQGESEVNVGASEAVSGAVKDNVGDERDGNAESGEKEASNGDLMICQKSLKDDDANQYKETLNKGISEIKEEAMDTRSEPELNVDRLDSALKDNVAAETDASAESSEKEAFDDHQCNGKEPIICQSSLKDDGTDKSRESLDEGKTVLIKEAIGEEAKDALGEPEVRAGSCEGVFCVVKDNVAAENDANAELGVKEVFDDHQINSENKMICQVVSFQNLLLKDDGTTENTEALNKGISEVEANKEDGVDTGVEVPENADDYKHDLVVSKETLDTISGYTGEIGSKVEPEVALGDGTPMACELQDKREITPRS, from the exons ATGGATCCCTATTATGAACAAAGACTCAGAGACGAAGTCATTTACCTCCACTCTCTCTGGCACCAAGGTCCCCCGGCAAAAAATCGCCGAAACCCCAATCCCTTTCCCAATTCCACAATCCGAGCCACCCCAAATGGCGGAAACCCCCAATTGCCGTACCCGATCGCCGCCCAAGAAGGCCCCACCACCAAGAGGAAGGCAAGAACCGAAATTGAATTTCCCAGCAGCAACAAGAAGCCCTCGCAACCCGACCCGCGTTGGGAATGCCCGGGTCCGGCCTCGAACGATGACTCAACCTCTGAGTGGCCCTCATCTGGGTGGACAGTGACTTCAGCCAAGCTCAATTTGGCTCCGGCGTCGGCGGAAGAGCAGTTGAGGCACCACGCGCTTCGGCTACACAACCGGGCCTTGGAGGCCTGCGGCGGATTCTCTAAGGGCAATGCCGGGTCGGGTAGTGGGTCCGAGagtgaggaggaagaagaggattGCAAGGTTGGAGATGAGGAGAATGAGGAGTACAAGTTGTTGTTGAATTTGTTTGTGGAGGAGAGTGGGTTGAGGAGTTATTACGAGGGGAATTGGGATAGTGGTGAGTTCTATTGCTTGGTGTGTGGTGGGTTGGGGAAGACGAAGAAGATCAAGGGTTGTACCGGGCTTGTTCAGCACGCGGTTTCGATAAgcaagacgaagaagaagagagctCATAGGGCTTTTGCTCAGGTTGTGTGTAGGGTTTTAGGGTGGGATTTTGGCCGGCTGCCCATTGTTGTGCTCAAAGGCGAAAGGCTCAGTTTTTATTTGGCGAAACCGGGCGATGAACAG GGTGAGAGTGAGGTAAATGTTGGTGCTAGTGAGGCTGTTTCGGGTGCTGTTAAAGACAATGTGGGAGATGAAAGGGATGGTAATGCCGAGTCAGGTGAAAAGGAAGCATCTAATGGAGACCTAATGATTTGTCAG AAATCTTTGAAAGATGATGATGCAAATCAATACAAAGAAACCCTTAATAAGGGGATATCAGAAATCAAAGAAGAGGCAATGGATACGCGG AGTGAGCCTGAGTTAAATGTTGACCGGTTGGATAGTGCACTGAAAGACAATGTGGCAGCTGAAACTGATGCTTCTGCTGAATCTAGTGAAAAGGAGGCATTTGATGATCATCAGTGCAATGGTAAAGAACCAATCATCTGTCAG AGCTCTTTGAAAGATGATGGTACAGATAAAAGCAGAGAAAGCCTTGATGAGGGAAAGACAGTATTAATAAAGGAAGCAATTGGAGAAGAAGCAAAGGATGCATTG GGTGAGCCTGAGGTACGTGCTGGTTCTTGTGAGGGTGTTTTTTGTGTTGTTAAAGACAATGTGGCAGCCGAAAATGATGCCAATGCTGAATTGGGTGTAAAAGAGGTATTCGATGATCATCAGATTAACAGTGAAAATAAAATGATTTGTCAG GTTGTATCGTTTCAGAACTTGTTGTTGAAAGATGATGGTACAACAGAAAACACAGAAGCCCTCAACAAGGGAATATCAGAAGTCGAAGCAAACAAAGAAGATGGAGTGGATACAGGG GTTGAAGTTCCGGAAAATGCTGATGATTACAAGCATGATTTAGTTGTTTCCAAAGAAACATTGGATACCATCAGTGGATATACTGGTGAAATAGGCTCAAAGGTGGAACCTGAGGTAGCCTTAGGTGATGGAACACCAATGGCATGTGAGTTGCAG GACAAGCGCGAGATAACTCCAAGGTCATAA
- the LOC133732176 gene encoding polynucleotide 3'-phosphatase ZDP-like isoform X2, producing MSSSSSSTQVAANVEAEYAKSGKSSCKKCSEPIEKKALRLGTKDPRGYTKWHHLCCFSFGSDPVASVDKIKGFQSLKSSDQEALKDEFEKSKEEDSNGKKSSQNLKVREVDHEAEDKNVGERKLKKSKDSSSTHVEAEYAKSSKSSCKKCSKPIEKKALRLGTKDARGYTKWHHLGCFSFGSDPVASVDKIKGFQSLESSDQEALKNLVDEFEKSKEEDSNGKKSSQKRKVREVDEDEDEDEDEEEDEDEDEDEDEVGERELKKAKV from the exons atgtcttcttcttcttcttcgactcAAGTGGCCGCCAATGTCGAAGCCGAGTACGCCAAGTCCGGCAAGTCCTCGTGCAAGAAGTGCTCGGAACCAATCGAGAAGAAAGCTCTGAGGCTGGGCACCAAAGACCCGCGTGGTTATACCAAGTGGCACCACTTGTGTTGCTTCAGTTTTGGGTCCGACCCGGTTGCTTCGGTTGACAAGATTAAAGGGTTTCAGTCTCTCAAG AGTAGTGATCAGGAAGCTTTGAAGGATGAATTTGAGAAATCTAAAGAGGAG GATTCAAATGGAAAGAAAAGTTCTCAAAATCTAAAG GTTCGTGAAGTAGATCATGAAGCTGAAGATAAAAATGTAGGGGAAAGGAAGTTGAAGAAATCAAAG GATTCTTCTTCGACCCATGTCGAAGCCGAGTACGCCAAGTCCAGCAAGTCCTCGTGCAAGAAGTGCTCGAAACCGATCGAGAAGAAAGCTCTGAGGCTGGGCACCAAAGACGCGCGTGGTTATACCAAGTGGCACCACTTGGGATGCTTCAGTTTTGGGTCCGACCCGGTTGCTTCAGTTGACAAGATCAAAGGATTTCAGTCTCTGGAG AGTAGTGATCAAGAAGCTTTGAAGAATTTGGTGGATGAATTTGAGAAATCTAAAgagg AGGATTCAAATGGTAAGAAAAGTTCTCAAAAACGAAAG GTTCGTGAagtagatgaagatgaagatgaagatgaagatgaagaggaagatgaagatgaagatgaagatgaagatgaagtagGGGAAAGGGAGTTAAAGAAAGCGAAGGTATGA
- the LOC133728215 gene encoding tubby-like F-box protein 7 → MSLRKSFLSRKFSKSFREFNGSQAGGGGDRRVVHDSAELDRVSDSVESTASSWSTLLPELLGEIIQRVEDSEDKWPHRQNVVACACVCKRWRDITKEIVRTPSANGRITFPSCLKQPGPSDFPHQCLIKRNKKTSTFYLYLALTPSFTDKGKFLLAARRYRRGSHTEYIISLDAEDISQGSNAYVGKLSSDFLGTNFTIYDSQPPHSGAKPASRRSSRRFASKQISPQVPAGNFEVGQVSYRFNLLKSRGPRRMICPLNCPASGGSGNSEMKKPDYGSGHNTVLRNKAPRWHDQLQCWCLNFHGRVTVASVKNFQLVVALDPKGDDETVLQFGKVGDDTFTMDFRHPLSAFQAFAICLTSFGTKLACE, encoded by the exons ATGTCTCTGAGGAAATCCTTCCTCTCTCGGAAATTCTCCAAATCCTTCCGAGAATTCAACGGCAGCCAggccggcggcggcggcgaccGGCGAGTCGTGCACGACTCGGCCGAGTTGGACCGGGTCTCGGATAGTGTGGAGTCGACGGCGTCGTCGTGGTCGACTTTGCTGCCGGAGCTCCTGGGCGAGATCATACAGCGAGTGGAGGACAGCGAGGACAAGTGGCCGCACCGCCAAAACGTCGTCGCCTGCGCCTGTGTCTGCAAGCGGTGGAGGGATATTACCAAGGAGATCGTGAGAACGCCTTCCGCCAATGGCAGAATTACCTTCCCTTCTTGCCTTAAGCAG CCAGGACCATCTGATTTCCCGCATCAATGTCTAATAAAACGAAACAAGAAGACCTCAACGTTTTACCTTTATCTTGCTCTTACCCCAT CATTCACGGATAAGGGAAAGTTTCTGTTAGCAGCACGGAGATACAGGCGTGGGTCACACACTGAGTACATAATATCACTTGATGCTGAAGACATCTCTCAAGGAAGCAATGCCTATGTGGGAAAATTAAG CTCGGATTTTCTGGGTACGAATTTTACAATTTATGATAGTCAGCCACCACATAGTGGTGCAAAGCCTGCAAGCAGAAGGTCCAGCCGCCGTTTTGCAAGCAAGCAAATAAGCCCCCAAGTTCCAGCAGGCAACTTTGAAGTTGGACAGGTGTCTTACAGATTCAACCTTCTAAAATCTAGAGGTCCAAGGAGGATGATTTGCCCGCTAAATTGCCCAGCCTCAGGTGGAAGTGGAAACTCTGAGATGAAGAAACCAGATTATGGCAGTGGTCATAACACAGTCTTGAGGAATAAAGCTCCAAGATGGCATGATCAGTTACAGTGCTGGTGTTTGAATTTCCATGGTCGGGTCACAGTAGCATCAGTGAAGAACTTTCAGTTGGTTGTAGCATTGGATCCGAAAGGAGATGACGAAACGGTTCTCCAGTTTGGCAAAGTGGGTGATGATACATTTACCATGGATTTTAGGCACCCCTTGTCAGCTTTTCAGGCTTTTGCTATCTGCCTTACTAGCTTTGGCACGAAACTGGCGTGTGAGTGA
- the LOC133728213 gene encoding uncharacterized protein LOC133728213 isoform X2 gives MDPYYEQRLRDEVIYLHSLWHQGPPAKNRRNPNPFPNSTIRATPNGGNPQLPYPIAAQEGPTTKRKARTEIEFPSSNKKPSQPDPRWECPGPASNDDSTSEWPSSGWTVTSAKLNLAPASAEEQLRHHALRLHNRALEACGGFSKGNAGSGSGSESEEEEEDCKVGDEENEEYKLLLNLFVEESGLRSYYEGNWDSGEFYCLVCGGLGKTKKIKGCTGLVQHAVSISKTKKKRAHRAFAQVVCRVLGWDFGRLPIVVLKGERLSFYLAKPGDEQGESEVNVGASEAVSGAVKDNVGDERDGNAESGEKEASNGDLMICQKSLKDDDANQYKETLNKGISEIKEEAMDTRSEPELNVDRLDSALKDNVAAETDASAESSEKEAFDDHQCNGKEPIICQSSLKDDGTDKSRESLDEGKTVLIKEAIGEEAKDALGEPEVRAGSCEGVFCVVKDNVAAENDANAELGVKEVFDDHQINSENKMICQNLLLKDDGTTENTEALNKGISEVEANKEDGVDTGVEVPENADDYKHDLVVSKETLDTISGYTGEIGSKVEPEVALGDGTPMACELQAEPEKNVDGPNDDLNVFLENLEPL, from the exons ATGGATCCCTATTATGAACAAAGACTCAGAGACGAAGTCATTTACCTCCACTCTCTCTGGCACCAAGGTCCCCCGGCAAAAAATCGCCGAAACCCCAATCCCTTTCCCAATTCCACAATCCGAGCCACCCCAAATGGCGGAAACCCCCAATTGCCGTACCCGATCGCCGCCCAAGAAGGCCCCACCACCAAGAGGAAGGCAAGAACCGAAATTGAATTTCCCAGCAGCAACAAGAAGCCCTCGCAACCCGACCCGCGTTGGGAATGCCCGGGTCCGGCCTCGAACGATGACTCAACCTCTGAGTGGCCCTCATCTGGGTGGACAGTGACTTCAGCCAAGCTCAATTTGGCTCCGGCGTCGGCGGAAGAGCAGTTGAGGCACCACGCGCTTCGGCTACACAACCGGGCCTTGGAGGCCTGCGGCGGATTCTCTAAGGGCAATGCCGGGTCGGGTAGTGGGTCCGAGagtgaggaggaagaagaggattGCAAGGTTGGAGATGAGGAGAATGAGGAGTACAAGTTGTTGTTGAATTTGTTTGTGGAGGAGAGTGGGTTGAGGAGTTATTACGAGGGGAATTGGGATAGTGGTGAGTTCTATTGCTTGGTGTGTGGTGGGTTGGGGAAGACGAAGAAGATCAAGGGTTGTACCGGGCTTGTTCAGCACGCGGTTTCGATAAgcaagacgaagaagaagagagctCATAGGGCTTTTGCTCAGGTTGTGTGTAGGGTTTTAGGGTGGGATTTTGGCCGGCTGCCCATTGTTGTGCTCAAAGGCGAAAGGCTCAGTTTTTATTTGGCGAAACCGGGCGATGAACAG GGTGAGAGTGAGGTAAATGTTGGTGCTAGTGAGGCTGTTTCGGGTGCTGTTAAAGACAATGTGGGAGATGAAAGGGATGGTAATGCCGAGTCAGGTGAAAAGGAAGCATCTAATGGAGACCTAATGATTTGTCAG AAATCTTTGAAAGATGATGATGCAAATCAATACAAAGAAACCCTTAATAAGGGGATATCAGAAATCAAAGAAGAGGCAATGGATACGCGG AGTGAGCCTGAGTTAAATGTTGACCGGTTGGATAGTGCACTGAAAGACAATGTGGCAGCTGAAACTGATGCTTCTGCTGAATCTAGTGAAAAGGAGGCATTTGATGATCATCAGTGCAATGGTAAAGAACCAATCATCTGTCAG AGCTCTTTGAAAGATGATGGTACAGATAAAAGCAGAGAAAGCCTTGATGAGGGAAAGACAGTATTAATAAAGGAAGCAATTGGAGAAGAAGCAAAGGATGCATTG GGTGAGCCTGAGGTACGTGCTGGTTCTTGTGAGGGTGTTTTTTGTGTTGTTAAAGACAATGTGGCAGCCGAAAATGATGCCAATGCTGAATTGGGTGTAAAAGAGGTATTCGATGATCATCAGATTAACAGTGAAAATAAAATGATTTGTCAG AACTTGTTGTTGAAAGATGATGGTACAACAGAAAACACAGAAGCCCTCAACAAGGGAATATCAGAAGTCGAAGCAAACAAAGAAGATGGAGTGGATACAGGG GTTGAAGTTCCGGAAAATGCTGATGATTACAAGCATGATTTAGTTGTTTCCAAAGAAACATTGGATACCATCAGTGGATATACTGGTGAAATAGGCTCAAAGGTGGAACCTGAGGTAGCCTTAGGTGATGGAACACCAATGGCATGTGAGTTGCAG GCTGAACCTGAGAAAAATGTGGATGGTCCCAATGATGATTTAAATGTCTTTTTGGAGAATTTAGAACCCCTGTAA